In Macrobrachium nipponense isolate FS-2020 chromosome 30, ASM1510439v2, whole genome shotgun sequence, a genomic segment contains:
- the LOC135202472 gene encoding uncharacterized protein LOC135202472 isoform X2: MEGFTVPYEVLWCQCRGNASATPHMVLIHNKVARMHADAQSHGLLYVGVVLTLYVVGLILIIIKSGSSERHSAMSAISFCCSQVASSITRRN, translated from the coding sequence ATGGAGGGCTTCACCGTCCCCTACGAAGTGCTGTGGTGCCAGTGCAGGGGCAACGCCTCCGCCACTCCTCATATGGTCCTCATCCACAACAAAGTGGCGCGCATGCACGCCGACGCCCAAAGCCACGGCCTGCTCTACGTGGGCGTTGTCCTCACCCTGTACGTCGTGGgactcatcctcatcatcatcaaatCCGGCAGCTCCGAGAGACACTCGGCCATGTCAGCCATTTCCTTCTGCTGCTCGCAAGTCGCCTCCAGCATCACCAGAAGGAACTGA